One stretch of Toxoplasma gondii ME49 chromosome XI, whole genome shotgun sequence DNA includes these proteins:
- a CDS encoding DnaJ domain-containing protein (encoded by transcript TGME49_315690), with the protein MAKSASDRRAKQETGKEEKKTLYELLRVSPSASQSEITKAYRNLALLLHPDKVVHRLEQQAEATSKGEGKAADLEELKSEATRHFQELQAAYEVLKDPKRRKRYDETGSTGDDAAESFEEAYEYYRRVFPEFNSADIDSYRQVYLESAEEVQDILDFCHRFDGDLTHFFEYIPFSDKEHLPRYLRILRDLVDTKKVKKNATFVETLKQLETQAEKYAALVEKESKQLTKKNAKKKDDKMESLILAIQSNRLKRAQNARDLFARLEAKYQNADEEGAARNATDKRENKKRRRKN; encoded by the exons ATGGCGAAGTCCGCGTCGGACCGGCGCGCGAAGCAGGAGACTGgcaaggaggagaagaagactctgTACGAGTTGCTGCGCGTCTCCCCGAGTGCCTCTCAGAGCGAAATCACGAAGGCGTACCGAAACCTtgcgctgctgctgcaccCAGACAAAGTTGTGCATCGCCTTGAGCAGCAGGCAGAGGCGACCAGCAAAGGTGAAGGCAAAGCGGCCGACCTCGAGGAGTTGAAGAGCGAAGCCACAAGACACTTTCAGGAGCTCCAGGCGGCGTACGAGGTTCTGAAGGACCCGAAACGCCGCAAGAGATACGACGAAACAG GAAGCACAGGTGATGACGCGGCAGAGTCCTTTGAAGAAGCCTACGAATACTACCGCCGCGTCTTCCCTGAATTCAACTCCGCGGACATCGACAGTTACCGCCAGGTGTATCTGGAGAGTGCAGAGGAAGTTCAAGATATTCTCGATTTCTGCCACAG ATTTGACGGAGATTTGACGCATTTTTTCGAGTATATCCCGTTCAGCGACAAAGAGCACCTGCCGCGGTATCTGCGCATCCTGAGGGATCTCGTCGACACCAAG aaagtgaagaagaacgcaacGTTCGTGGAGACGCTCAAGCAGCTCGAGACGCAGGCCGAGAAATATGCGGCGCTCgtcgaaaaagaaagcaaaCAACTCACGAAAAAGAACGC gaagaagaaggacgacaaAATGGAGAGTCTGATTCTCGCGATTCAG AGCAATCGCCTGAAGCGCGCCCAGAACGCTCGAGACCTCTTCGCGCGGCTCGAGGCGAAGTACCAGAACgcggacgaagaaggagcggCTCGCAACGCGAcggacaaaagagagaacaagaaacgcagacgaaagaaCTGA
- a CDS encoding hypothetical protein (encoded by transcript TGME49_315700), with the protein MFNSRQPTPRLPGGVGVCAPLGCPSSSSGASSHPQPASSFFRPLPPASSRPYSPFEAPPPASQAFSFQGQSPAWGGPRRCGRSLAAPPSGPHHFDTPASRLFHPPPTSGNLARPPSRVERTAPCFSRGRGEFELTGGPRQPSSRDSWEPNGGCMRSDRDREGLPGRGSGDAEARHSARFPGRLHAGDGAWTSLRERPRDFDRSRDGGAFPARFRPNSVRRHPGLRDEAVDDASRPPRHADAHAGAPFGPLFHGAPHGDARHPRAFPDSRPQGVRPCADAFPGGCLSSENTVRVSDLPRPRSIRSSPAGDCMRPTNSVTGDGAYARPEGRPSSFHSASPGFREPQAELRDRGRCGYEGSGPIPGGRPTDSRFADEFRGNHSDFFPPTQGHVSLSENVTAAESHRERVNPPRVFDSAEASGREGRGYALSGPPQPERRNTEGLPRVSPALDRPFVHPESGPRRCAGGEETSGRVGVEGNLRNETFSTVGKPDAMRGRSPGRADSQELALTSGVANSALSSLGFSLAAAARPGGPPFNAGTGVSVHPAGFSPHGQESPLSHGTPCFPPGGLPGKHPFALLGGAALPLLGGGGLLGGQALQPGGPSRFALSQGVGVQQQFLDSLKQPVGGTDSAAFSPCLDSKEANGGEKKSAEEKEKPETDQAPENPNESRLLRELSTTPPALLNPESNSAAHNWWYLDNKNKCQGPFDTLQVLRWFEGGFFDAQRLFRRDDEVCFTPVDDGKRITEVAARIVNVARTSKRAAQQRQHPIRVLCAPVPPPSSSGEMSLEAKVQQAQAALAPLFDLAKKTRERPDPRHFAPLGKRRKFW; encoded by the exons ATGTTCAACAGCAGGCAGCCGACCCCGCGGCTTCCCGGCGGCGTCGGTGTGTGCGCTCCTCTCGGGTGCCCCAGCTCCAGTTCTGGCGCCTCTTCGCATCCACAGcctgcctcgtctttcttccgcCCACTtccgcctgcgtcttctcgacCGTACTCTCCCTTTGAAGCTCCTCCTCCGGCGTCGcaggcgttttctttccaagGCCAGTCGCCGGCTTGGGGAGGTCCTCGCCGGTGCGGCCGCAGCCTGGCCGCGCCACCCTCGGGACCGCATCACTTCGACACCCCAGCCAGTCGTCTGTTTCACCCTCCTCCGACCTCGGGGAACTTGGCAAGGCCTCCTTCTCGAGTGGAGAGGACTGCACCTTGCTTCAGTCGCGGCAGAGGCGAGTTTGAGCTGACGGGAGGTCCTCGACAGCCTTCCTCCCGCGACAGCTGGGAGCCGAAcggcggctgcatgcgcagcgacagagacagagagggtcTGCCAGGTCGGGGTagcggagacgcggaagcgCGCCACTCCGCTCGTTTTCCAGggcgtttgcatgcaggcgacgGCGCGTGGACCTCTCTGcgggagagaccgagagactTCGACCGCAGCCGCGACGGAGGAGCCTTCCCTGCTCGCTTTCGGCCGAACAGTGTGCGGCGGCACCCTGGCCTCAGAGACGAAGCGGTCGACGACGCCAGCAGACCGCCGAGACATGCAGACGCGCATGCTGGCGCTCCATTCGGACCTCTTTTCCATGGAGCTCCCCACGGAGACGCTCGACATCCCCGCGCGTTTCCGGACTCCCGACCCCAAGGCGTGAGGCCCTGCGCCGACGCCTTCCCAGGAGGATGTTTGTCGAGTGAAAACACGGTGCGCGTTTCAGACCTGCCTCGACCGAGAAGCATCCGGTCTTCCCCTGCgggcgactgcatgcgtccgaCGAATTCAGTGACCGGCGACGGCGCCTACGCACGACCAGAAGGCCGGCCCAGTTCCTTCCACTCCGCGAGCCCAGGCTTCAGAGAGCCGCAGGCAGAGCTCAGAGATCGAGGCCGCTGCGGCTACGAAGGGAGCGGTCCGATTCCGGGAGGACGTCCAACGGACAGTCGGTTCGCAGACGAGTTTCGCGGAAACCACTCGGACTTCTTTCCACCGACGCAGGGCCATGTTTCGCTCTCTGAAAACGTGACGGCTGCAGAGAGCCACCGCGAGCGAGTGAATCCCCCGCGCGTCTTCGACAGCGCTGAAGCTTCAGGACGGGAGGGGAGAGGCTACGCTTTGTCGGGACCTCCACagccagagaggcgaaacacCGAAGGACTCCCTCGAGTCTCGCCGGCGCTCGACAGGCCGTTCGTCCACCCGGAAAGCGGCCCGCGCCGTTgcgcaggaggagaagagaccagCGGCCGTGTAGGCGTCGAGGGGAACCTGAGAAACGAGACGTTCTCGACTGTCGGGAAGCCGGACGCGATGCGAGGCCGTTCGCCTGGCCGCGCAGACTCGCAGGAGTTGGCACTCACTTCTGGAGTCGCGAACTCCGCTCTCAGCAGTCTAGgattctctctcgcagcagctgcgagACCCGGGGGGCCGCCGTTCAACGCGGGCACtggagtgtctgtacaccccgcGGGCTTTTCGCCGCATGGACAGGAGTCCCCTCTTTCTCATGGAACGCCTTGTTTTCCTCCTGGAGGACTCCCCGGAAAACACCCTTTCGCTTTGCTTGGCGGCGCAGCACTGCCGCTGCTGGGAGGTGGAGGTCTTCTGGGTGGGCAGGCACTGCAGCCTGGCGGTCCGTCGAGGTTCGCGCTGTCGCAGGGTGTGGGCGTTCAGCAGCAGTTTCTCGACTCGCTGAAACAACCTGTGGGTGGAACGGACTCCGCTGCTTTCTCCCCTTGTCTCGACTCGAAGGAAGCGaacggaggcgagaagaaatcggcagaggagaaagagaagccagAGACCGACCAAGCTCCTGAGAACCCCAATGAAAGCCGG CTCCTCAGAGAGCTCAGCACAACTCCCCCGGCACTCCTAAACCCTGAATCAAACAGCGCTGCGCATAACTGGTGGTATTTGGACAACAAAAACAAG TGTCAAGGGCCCTTCGACACGCTCCAAGTCTTGCGCTGGTTCGAGGGCGGCTTCTTCGACGCCCAGCGGCTGTTTCGCAGAGATGACGAGGTGTGCTTCACGCCGGTGGATGACGGCAAGCGAATCACTGAAGTCGCGGCTCGAATCGTCAATGTCGCGCGAACCTCTAAGAGG GCTGCTCAGCAGCGACAGCACCCGATTCGCGTGCTGTGCGCTCCTGTGCCTCCACCCAGTTCCTCCGGAGA GATGAGTTTGGAAGCGAAGGTCCAGCAAGCTCAAGCGGCTCTTGCGCCTCTCTTCGACTTGGCCAAGAAG acTCGAGAACGCCCAGATCCCCGTCACTTCGCGCCTCTCGGTAAACGCCGGAAGTTTTGGTGA
- a CDS encoding hypothetical protein (encoded by transcript TGME49_315715): protein MGPSSYLQDGNLHTASLISDADCRKAEKTLRFQSTSGKRLSPHAEAAFPERVSTRHPCLSQCTHTAGRPSSPLHVNRLASTTSLFECDCHNLTCVDTLANRREAIKSRRNSLASTHS from the exons ATGGGTCCTTCGTCCTATCTGCAG GACGGCAATCTACACACTGCCAGTTTAATTTCAGATGCGGACTGCAGGAAAGCCGAAAAGACGCTTCGTTTCCAATCCACGAGTGGAAAACGACTTTCTCCCCATGCAGAGGCCGCCTTCCCCGAAAGGGTTTCGACTCGCCACCCATGCCTCTCGCAGTGCACACACACCGCAGGCAGGCCGTCCTCTCCGCTGCATGTAAACAGGTTGGCCTCTACTACATCTTTATTTGAATGCGATTGTCACAATCTCACCTGCGTAGACACACTAGCGAACCGGAGGGAAGCGATCAAAAGTCGACGCAACTCACTAGCGTCGACGCACTCGTGA
- a CDS encoding vacuolar protein sorting-associated protein vps4, putative (encoded by transcript TGME49_315680) — protein MDASAYEEKLDRAIELSRQATERDKAGAFAEAFELYKAALDSWHLLCRCQTNALLKAKLYRKMGEYVARAEVLKNFLEKQKQHALHAFAAAHPAPGSPSCGLPFSSAVAGCCSPSPPSYADCAARCSSSSRSSPFPHLLSSLPASRRSRDGGDGCGCTGSCRADDSEEDKIREKLLTAIVTEKPEVRWHHIAGLEAAKEALQEAVILPSRFPSLFTGERTPWRGILLYGPPGTGKTFLAKAVAAEAQATFLSVSSADLVSKWQGESEKLVRSLFAMARERRPSIIFIDEIDSMCGARSEGDSDSSRRIKTEFLVQMQGLQKDAPGVLVLGATNVPWALDSAIRRRFERRVYIPLPDLRARLQLVSLSLGTTPHQLGDAEFDTLARQTEGFSGADISVVVRDALFQPLRKCRAATHFKRVFLDGTHFLSPCPPGDSDPSKVEMRLMEVPPNRLLPPELSMEDFIAVLRNARPSVSEEDIRRHEEWTRRFGVEGQ, from the exons aTGGATGCCTCTGCGTACGAGGAGAAGTTGGATCGCGCCATTGAGCTGTCTCGCCAGGCGACCGAGCGAGATAAGGCGGGCGCTTTCGCGGAGGCGTTCGAGCTCTACAAAGCTGCGCTCGACTCCTGGCATCTCCTCTGCCGAT gtCAGACGAACGCCCTGCTGAAGGCGAAACTCTACAGGAAGATGGGGGAGTACGTCGCGCGCGCAGAGGTCCTCAAGAACTTTttagagaagcagaaacaacaTGCGCTGCACGCCTTCGCAGCTGCTCACCCGGCGCCAGGTTCTCCCTCCTGTGGACTGCCTTTCTCCAGCGCGGTTGCCGGGTGCTGCTCTCCCTCGCCACCCTCTTACGCGGACTGCGCAGCGCGCTGctcgtcctcgtcgcggagttctccctttcctcatcttctctcttctctcccggcCTCGAGGCGAAGCCGCGACGGAGGCGACGGCTGCGGGTGTACAGGCAGCTGCCGCGCAGACGActccgaagaagacaaaatCAGAGAAAAGTTGCTCA CGGCAATCGTAACCGAGAAACCTGAAGTCCGGTGGCATCATATTGCAG GACTGGAGGCGGCGAAAGAGGCCCTGCAGGAGGCTGTCATTCTgccctctcgcttccccaGTCTCTTCACAG GGGAACGCACTCCCTGGCGAGGAATTCTCCTTTACGGC CCCCCAGGGACGGGGAAGACTTTTCTCGCGAAAGCAGTCGCCGCGGAGGCCCAGGCGACCTTTCTCTCAG TTTCGTCGGCAGACCTTGTGAGCAAATGgcagggagagagcgaaaa ACTTGTGCGGTCGCTCTTTGCGATGGCTCGCGAGCGAAGACCCTCGATCATCTTCATCGACGAAATCGACTCGATGTGTGGAG cgagaagcgaaggagacagcgactcTTCGCGACGCATCAAGACCGAGTTCCTCGTGCAGATGCAAGGCCTCCAGAAGGACGCACCCGGAGTCCTCGTCCTTGGAGCCACC AATGTGCCCTGGGCTCTCGACTCAGCAATTCGTCGCAG ATTCGAGCGCCGGGTGTACATTCCCCTCCCCGACCTCCGCGCGCGTCTTCAACTCGTTAGCCTCTCACTCGGCACCACTCCGCATCAGCTCGGCGATGCAGAGTTCGACACTCTGGCGCGGCAAACTGAAGG aTTCAGTGGTGCGGACATCTCGGTGGTTGTGAGAGACGCGCTTTTTCAGCCTCTGCGCAAATGTCGAGCCGCGACACACTTCAAAAGAGTCTTTCTGGACGGCACCcatttcctctcgccttgtCCCCCTG gagacagcgacccGAGCAAAGTGGAGATGCGCCTCATGGAGGTGCCACCGAACCGTCTGCTGCCGCCGGAGTTGTCCATG GAAGATTTCATCGCCGTTCTTCGGAATGCCCGTCCGTCTGTGAGTGAAGAG GACATTCGTCGCCACGAGGAGTGGACGCGGCGGTTCGGCGTCGAAGGTCAGTGA
- a CDS encoding hypothetical protein (encoded by transcript TGME49_315705), translating into MPAFVYESTIPQNDDVWSLSRVRSIRKFLSRVIPSQPPARSDGTAKKRKRRGCDGLDFLLGKRVSRKTKPLDHQHGALPAGFYLTFLDQGRGRGQNRELQINARLALRKFQSYSPTIDEMFTRGVGCACGPIVEFPRF; encoded by the exons ATGCCTGCTTTTGTCTACGAGTCCACCATTCCCCAAAACGACGACGTCTGGAGTCTTTCTCGAGTGCGCTCGATTCGAAAGTTTCTCTCACGCGTCATTCCCTCACAGCCACCAGCACGTTCAGATGGAACtgcgaaaaagcgaaaacgtCGAGGGTGCGATGgtctcgacttccttctgGGAAAACGAGTATCACGAAAGACGAAACCTCTCGACCATCAACATGGGGCGCTCCCCGCTGGCTTTTATTTGACGTTTTTAGACCAGGGGAGAGGCCGTGGTCAAAACAGAGAGTTGCAGATCAACGCGCGCCTTGCTCTTCGCAAATTTCAAAG CTATTCTCCCACGATCGACGAAATGTTCACCCGGGGGGTGGGCTGTGCCTGCGGACCAATCGTCGAGTTCCCCAGGTTTTGA
- a CDS encoding hypothetical protein (encoded by transcript TGME49_315710), producing the protein MARLFRSCCGSMPFGMGSEASQTHRSSRSASSKTVSSSSSEESWESSDAGDAEKSGGDYQPPNDTQVQLLAKRWIGHVQQRAAKIWSREQVMQMFETIARSVNFTEDPILGDPSPSAPCVQWHGDISQQQGLPVLLIQKPNNPSPTSTYVCRVLAFLFADDASLKLLKQVGNKQCEMNCGNTHCVRLSHLVGYTSAWAQKYQAPKKAAPTPKGKGGKKAPKAKAKKKAEETGFANSPACAGLHTRKKLRPQLTDKYYVCLQ; encoded by the exons ATGGCGCGGCTGTTTCGGAGTTGTTGCGGCTCTATGCCCTTCGGCATGGGCAGTGAAGCCAGTCAGACACACCGGAGTTCGcgctcggcttcttcgaAAACGGTGTCGAGCtcgagcagcgaagagagctgGGAGAGCAGCGACGCTGGAGATGCGGAGAAATCCGGCGGCGACTACCAACCGCCGAACGATACGCAGGTGCAGCTCCTCGCGAAAAGGTGGATCGGCCATGTGCAACAGAGAGCTGCGAAAATCTGGAGCAGAGAACAAGTCATGCAAATGTTCGAAACCATCGCCAG GTCTGTGAACTTCACAGAAGATCCAATTCTGGGCGATCCTTCTCCGAGCGCACCCTGCGTGCAGTGGCATGGCGACATTTCTCAGCAGCAAGGCCTTCCTGTCTTGCTGATTCAGAAACCGAACAATCCCAGCCCAACTTCCACTTACGTCTGtcgcgtcctcgccttcctcttcgccgacGACGCTTCGCTCAAACTCCTCAAACAA GTCGGCAATAAACAGTGCGAGATGAACTGCGGGAACACACACTGCGTGCGTCTGTCGCATCTCGTCGGCTACACAAGCGCCTGGGCGCAGAAGTACCAAGCACCGAAGAAAGCGGCGCCGACCCCGAAAGGCAAAGGCGGCAAAAAGGCCCCGAAAGCGAAGGCAAA AAAGAAAGCTGAGGAAACAGGTTTCGCTAACTCACCTGCATGTGCAGGTCTCCACACCCGCAAAAAGCTGCGCCCACAATTAACAGACAAATATTACGTGTGTCTTCAATGA